From Budorcas taxicolor isolate Tak-1 unplaced genomic scaffold, Takin1.1 scaffold1792, whole genome shotgun sequence, the proteins below share one genomic window:
- the LOC128071136 gene encoding uncharacterized protein LOC128071136, which yields MDTASSLVWYPCALNKLPYAEPTNMSIFDPGLSSSAKVLGCTNPKCGWLANPNVNDRCQGCQTNKNNCNQPCPPYFYMNGYASSIGVFFSESLRFTNKAVMNDFVIGCSNTTSIWPAGVSGFGRGPGSLPAQMGIKKFSYCLVSHAFDDKAKSSELVLHTGPNTDENDITLQYTPFHRITEASFSVLNEYYYLSLEKISVGGVDVNVPSKYLVPESNGNGGLVVDSSSMLTYMDKAVYDMVSQQFEMLKNPEYARAPADMEDEWGLKPCFIVPSKNPMDFPELTLHFEGGAEMEISMMEYFSYSDDQDLACMSLVTSDSGDAGNAVGPSIVFGNYQQQDLYLEFDLENERLGFRDQTC from the coding sequence ATGGATACTGCCAGCAGCCTTGTATGGTATCCATGCGCCTTAAACAAACTGCCTTACGCAGAACCAACAAACATGTCGATTTTCGACCCGGGTTTATCATCTTCTGCTAAGGTTTTAGGCTGCACAAACCCAAAATGTGGTTGGCTTGCGAATCCTAACGTAAATGATCGATGCCAAGGCTGTCAAACCAACAAGAACAATTGTAATCAACCTTGTCCACCATATTTTTATATGAATGGTTATGCATCAAGTATTGGGGTCTTTTTCTCTGAAAGTCTACGCTTCACGAATAAAGCAGTAATGAATGATTTTGTCATTGGCTGCTCTAATACAACCTCTATATGGCCTGCCGGTGTTTCTGGATTCGGCCGCGGTCCCGGGTCACTGCCGGCTCAGATGGGGATCAAGAAGTTCTCATATTGTCTAGTAAGCCATGCTTTTGATGACAAGGCTAAAAGTAGTGAACTTGTTCTACATACTGGGCCAAATACTGATGAAAATGACATTACGCTTCAGTATACACCATTTCACAGAATCACTGAGGCCTCATTTTCTGTATTGAATGAATATTATTATCTGAGTCTTGAAAAGATTAGCGTTGGTGGGGTTGATGTTAATGTTCCTTCCAAGTATCTAGTGCCAGAATCCAATGGCAATGGTGGGCTTGTTGTGGATTCTTCAAGCATGTTAACGTACATGGACAAAGCAGTCTACGACATGGTATCACAACAATTTGAGATGCTAAAAAATCCTGAGTATGCTAGAGCTCCTGCTGACATGGAAGATGAGTGGGGATTGAAGCCTTGTTTTATTGTTCCAAGCAAAAATCCAATGGATTTTCCTGAACTGACTTTACACTTTGAAGGTGGTGCAGAAATGGAGATCTCAATGATGGAATATTTTTCCTACAGTGATGATCAAGATTTGGCTTGTATGAGCCTGGTCACATCTGATTCGGGCGATGCTGGAAATGCAGTCGGGCCGTCAATAGTTTTTGGAAATTATCAGCAACAAGATCTTTACTTGGAGTTCGACTTAGAAAATGAGAGGCTTGgattcagggatcaaacgtgcTAA